Proteins from a single region of Stappia sp. ES.058:
- a CDS encoding DUF1214 domain-containing protein: protein MTLALDRNPETDGLVADRVPAILRHRRARTWLALAVILAIGLVTGLGSAYLAVDRGPGLDGLDLGVWEARPLQGTTEADPYSAATHARTGRVPLASGEGLIFLARTDTTGATLSPACDYTLKGQAAPARLWTLTALDNGLRLADTSAERTGLHSRQVLRHPDGTFTVGIAARARPGNWLPSARDADGLVLALRLYDTPLTTGTGVANVPMPAITRGDCQ from the coding sequence GTGACCCTTGCGCTTGACCGAAATCCCGAGACCGACGGACTGGTCGCGGATCGCGTGCCGGCAATTCTGCGGCACCGGCGCGCACGCACCTGGCTGGCGCTTGCGGTCATCCTCGCAATCGGCCTCGTCACGGGCCTCGGCAGCGCCTATCTCGCGGTTGACCGCGGCCCCGGACTGGACGGGCTGGACCTTGGGGTGTGGGAGGCCCGGCCCTTGCAGGGCACCACCGAGGCCGATCCCTATTCCGCAGCCACCCATGCCCGCACGGGCCGTGTGCCGCTTGCCTCCGGCGAGGGGCTGATCTTTCTGGCGCGCACCGACACGACCGGCGCCACCTTGTCGCCGGCGTGCGACTACACGCTTAAAGGTCAGGCCGCGCCTGCGCGCCTTTGGACCCTCACCGCCCTCGACAACGGCCTCAGGCTGGCCGATACGAGTGCCGAACGCACCGGTCTGCACAGCCGCCAGGTCCTGCGGCATCCCGACGGCACCTTCACCGTCGGGATCGCGGCGCGGGCACGGCCCGGCAACTGGCTGCCGAGCGCGCGCGATGCCGACGGCCTCGTGCTGGCGCTCCGGCTCTATGACACGCCGCTGACCACCGGCACGGGCGTCGCCAATGTGCCGATGCCCGCCATCACACGGGGAGACTGTCAGTGA
- a CDS encoding transglycosylase domain-containing protein, whose product MNKGSSPPDGTAPETPKTPVGTPPKGGRFKAGLLSADAWVDTALWRLASGLRHAIESYSAWLRRFRVRGAGRVAAELASDGVTFGLLGLVLMLTLAQDAIDKTARADWRTTEDFSVAFLDRFGNEIGHRGILLNDTVPLEEIPDHLIKAALATEDRRFFHHFGIDVVGTFRAMMENVRARTVVQGGSSLTQQLAKNLFLTNERTLERKINEAFLALWLEMNLSKREILKLYLDRAYMGGGTFGVAAASEFYFAKNVRELSLSEAAMLAGLFKAPSKYAPHINLPAARARANEVLTNMVQAGFMTEGQVIGARRNPAVAVDRSRDRSPDHFLDYAFDRLKELAREYPALANDRILTVRTSLDPGLQRQAERAILDTLRQQGNRYRVGEGAVTVVVPETGAVRAMVGGKDYGTSQFNRAVDALRQPGSSFKPFVYITAFMNGYSPRSVVPDAPINIGGWSPRNYGRSYRGPVTLKLALTKSINTIPVRLSQALGRDKIVENAHAMGINSELKITRALPLGVAEVTVLDMTAAYGSFASGGLKVVPTPILEVKNSQGETVYELSRHRRAPERVFPAEKAAEMNDVLVNVVEAGTGRRARVPGVTAAGKTGTTQAYRDAWFVGYTGNYVAAVWFGNDDFSTTARMTGGSLPAMTWQAIMEYAHKGVELKPMPGVDRPPQPAEALVVGDEAGSGAGRPRLLREQSITVLEEIGARLDAIGKRADLPDGGPGGNRGSGQDGVESITQ is encoded by the coding sequence GTGAACAAGGGATCATCTCCCCCCGACGGCACGGCGCCGGAAACACCGAAGACGCCGGTCGGGACGCCGCCGAAAGGCGGGCGTTTCAAGGCCGGGCTTCTGTCCGCCGACGCGTGGGTCGACACCGCGCTGTGGCGGCTCGCATCGGGCCTGCGGCACGCGATCGAGAGCTATTCCGCCTGGCTGCGCCGCTTCCGCGTGCGCGGCGCGGGGCGCGTTGCCGCCGAGCTTGCCTCCGACGGCGTCACCTTCGGGCTTCTCGGGCTCGTGCTGATGCTCACGCTGGCGCAGGACGCGATCGACAAGACGGCGCGTGCCGACTGGCGCACGACGGAGGATTTTTCCGTCGCCTTTCTCGACCGCTTCGGCAACGAGATCGGCCATCGCGGCATCCTGCTCAATGACACGGTGCCGCTGGAGGAAATTCCCGATCACCTGATCAAGGCGGCGCTTGCGACCGAGGACCGGCGGTTCTTTCACCATTTCGGCATCGATGTGGTCGGCACCTTCCGCGCGATGATGGAAAACGTGCGCGCGCGCACCGTGGTCCAGGGCGGCTCCTCGCTGACGCAGCAGCTCGCCAAGAACCTCTTCCTTACCAATGAGCGCACGCTGGAGCGCAAGATCAACGAGGCCTTCCTGGCGCTCTGGCTGGAGATGAACCTCTCCAAGCGCGAGATCCTGAAACTTTATCTCGACCGCGCCTACATGGGCGGCGGAACCTTCGGGGTGGCTGCGGCGTCGGAATTCTACTTCGCGAAAAACGTGCGCGAGCTGAGCCTGTCCGAGGCGGCGATGCTGGCGGGCCTCTTCAAGGCGCCGAGCAAATACGCGCCGCACATCAACCTGCCGGCGGCGCGCGCCCGCGCCAACGAGGTTCTGACCAACATGGTCCAGGCCGGCTTCATGACCGAGGGCCAGGTGATCGGCGCAAGGCGCAATCCGGCGGTCGCCGTCGACCGCAGCCGCGACCGCTCGCCGGACCATTTTCTCGATTACGCCTTCGACCGGCTCAAGGAACTGGCGCGGGAATATCCGGCGCTTGCCAACGACCGCATCCTGACGGTGCGCACCTCGCTCGATCCCGGCCTGCAGCGCCAGGCGGAACGCGCGATCCTCGACACATTGCGCCAGCAGGGCAACCGCTACCGGGTCGGGGAAGGCGCCGTCACCGTCGTCGTGCCCGAAACCGGCGCGGTGCGCGCCATGGTCGGCGGCAAGGACTATGGCACCAGCCAGTTCAACCGCGCGGTCGATGCGCTGCGCCAGCCGGGTTCCTCGTTCAAGCCCTTCGTCTATATCACCGCCTTCATGAACGGCTATTCGCCGCGCTCCGTCGTGCCGGATGCGCCGATCAACATCGGCGGCTGGAGCCCGCGCAACTATGGCCGCAGCTACCGGGGCCCGGTGACGCTGAAACTTGCGCTGACCAAATCGATCAACACCATTCCGGTGCGCCTGTCCCAGGCGCTGGGGCGCGACAAGATCGTGGAGAACGCGCATGCGATGGGCATCAACAGCGAATTGAAGATCACCCGCGCCCTGCCTCTCGGCGTCGCCGAGGTGACGGTGCTCGATATGACCGCGGCCTATGGCTCCTTCGCCAGCGGCGGGCTCAAGGTCGTCCCGACGCCGATCCTGGAGGTGAAGAACTCTCAAGGAGAGACCGTCTACGAGCTCAGCCGCCACCGGCGCGCGCCCGAACGCGTGTTCCCGGCCGAAAAGGCCGCCGAGATGAACGACGTGCTGGTCAATGTGGTGGAAGCCGGCACGGGCCGGCGTGCCCGCGTGCCCGGCGTCACGGCGGCCGGCAAGACCGGCACCACGCAGGCCTATCGCGATGCGTGGTTCGTCGGCTACACCGGCAACTATGTGGCCGCCGTGTGGTTCGGCAACGACGACTTCAGCACCACCGCGCGGATGACCGGCGGCAGCCTTCCGGCCATGACCTGGCAGGCGATCATGGAATACGCCCACAAGGGGGTCGAGCTTAAGCCGATGCCCGGCGTCGACCGTCCACCGCAACCGGCCGAGGCACTGGTCGTCGGCGACGAGGCCGGCTCTGGCGCCGGCCGCCCTCGCCTCTTGCGCGAACAGTCGATCACGGTGCTGGAAGAGATCGGCGCGCGTCTCGATGCCATTGGAAAGCGCGCGGACCTGCCGGACGGCGGGCCGGGGGGGAACCGGGGGTCTGGGCAAGACGGCGTGGAGTCCATCACACAGTGA
- a CDS encoding YcgN family cysteine cluster protein → MTARDTGAKAPDAGARDARRLAATAGGADPARADGAASSVTDPGEPVPFWRAKSLDRMTDVEWESVCDGCGRCCLNKLEDWDTGEVVWTSLSCTLLDQHSCRCGDYDNRLAKVPDCLPLTPETVPQLTWLPPTCGYRLISEGRDLYWWHPLVSGDPDTVHAAGISVRGRTYPEDGIELEDYENFVVDWPGEGPEE, encoded by the coding sequence ATGACCGCGCGCGATACCGGCGCAAAGGCCCCCGACGCCGGGGCAAGGGATGCACGGCGTCTTGCCGCAACGGCAGGTGGCGCCGATCCTGCGCGGGCCGACGGTGCAGCGTCCAGCGTCACCGATCCGGGCGAGCCCGTGCCTTTCTGGCGCGCCAAGTCGCTCGACCGGATGACGGACGTTGAATGGGAATCCGTTTGCGACGGCTGTGGCCGCTGCTGTCTCAACAAGCTGGAGGACTGGGACACCGGCGAGGTGGTCTGGACCTCGCTGTCCTGCACGCTGCTCGACCAGCACAGCTGCCGCTGCGGCGACTACGACAACCGGCTGGCGAAGGTGCCCGACTGCCTGCCGCTGACGCCCGAAACCGTGCCGCAACTCACCTGGCTGCCGCCGACCTGCGGCTACCGGCTGATCTCGGAAGGGCGCGACCTCTACTGGTGGCACCCGCTCGTTTCCGGCGATCCCGACACGGTCCACGCCGCCGGCATCTCCGTGCGCGGGCGGACGTATCCAGAAGACGGCATCGAGCTGGAAGACTACGAGAATTTCGTCGTCGACTGGCCGGGTGAGGGGCCGGAGGAATGA
- the pssA gene encoding CDP-diacylglycerol--serine O-phosphatidyltransferase, which produces MTAPFAPYDPGPTRRRRGRAPRFRRVPLRLILPNLVTLLALCSGLTAIRMALETRWDFAIGAIVLAAVLDALDGRVARLVKGTSKFGAELDSLADFVNFGVAPALILYSWLLDEVRSIGWIAALVFSISAALRLARFNVSIDDPDKPAWAVNFFTGVPAPAGALAVLFPVYLEFVGILPHWPALAPVVAVYVVVIALLMVSRLPTFSGKKLGSRIRRDLVLPLFVAAVLFVALLVSYPFEMLALGAAAYLVSIPMAWRWHAKYTSGQIPGASDNMSADDDGDEADTDLDHLSDRDKGDAG; this is translated from the coding sequence ATGACCGCCCCCTTCGCGCCCTATGATCCGGGTCCGACCAGACGCCGCCGCGGCCGCGCGCCGCGGTTTCGCCGGGTTCCGCTGCGCCTGATCCTGCCCAATCTCGTCACGCTGCTTGCGCTGTGTTCGGGCCTCACTGCCATTCGCATGGCGCTGGAAACCCGCTGGGACTTCGCCATCGGCGCCATCGTGCTGGCCGCCGTTCTCGATGCGCTCGACGGGCGCGTGGCGCGGCTCGTGAAGGGCACCTCGAAATTCGGCGCGGAACTGGATTCGCTCGCCGACTTCGTCAATTTCGGCGTCGCACCCGCGCTGATCCTTTATTCCTGGCTGCTCGACGAGGTGCGCTCCATCGGCTGGATCGCAGCGCTTGTCTTTTCGATTTCAGCGGCGCTGCGGCTGGCGCGCTTCAACGTTTCCATCGACGACCCCGACAAGCCCGCCTGGGCGGTCAATTTCTTCACCGGCGTTCCGGCGCCCGCCGGCGCGCTTGCCGTGCTCTTTCCCGTCTATCTGGAGTTCGTCGGCATCCTGCCGCACTGGCCGGCTCTGGCGCCGGTCGTCGCCGTCTATGTGGTCGTCATCGCGCTCCTGATGGTCTCGCGGCTGCCGACCTTTTCCGGCAAGAAGCTCGGCTCGCGCATCCGCCGCGACCTCGTGCTGCCGCTGTTCGTCGCCGCCGTGCTCTTCGTCGCGCTTCTGGTCAGCTATCCGTTCGAGATGCTCGCCCTGGGGGCTGCCGCCTATCTGGTGTCGATCCCGATGGCCTGGCGCTGGCATGCGAAATACACCTCGGGCCAAATCCCCGGCGCATCCGACAACATGTCCGCCGATGACGACGGAGACGAGGCCGACACCGACCTCGACCATCTAAGCGACCGCGACAAGGGCGACGCGGGCTGA
- a CDS encoding phosphatidylserine decarboxylase, protein MSGNAAGPGHFPARPTVTEPPMSLTDTITKTLVPIHREGWPFIAIAGAATVLVGWFVDPLFWIGLILTAWVCYFFRDPPRVTPIDDDLVVSPADGTVCQIGQAVPPRELELSGEPMMRVCIFMNVFNCHVNRAPMGGRVTRIAYRAGSFLNAESDKASEDNERNGLVIESGETRIGVVQIAGLVARRIVCFVRENENLGAGERFGLIRFGSRLDVYLPLDTRVTVAVGQTMIAGETVIADLSAETRDAVLARVS, encoded by the coding sequence TTGTCCGGGAACGCCGCCGGGCCGGGGCACTTCCCGGCGCGGCCCACAGTCACGGAACCGCCGATGTCGCTTACCGATACGATCACCAAGACGCTCGTCCCCATTCACCGCGAGGGCTGGCCGTTCATCGCCATTGCGGGTGCGGCGACGGTTCTCGTCGGCTGGTTCGTCGATCCGCTGTTCTGGATCGGTCTGATCCTCACCGCCTGGGTCTGCTACTTCTTCCGCGATCCGCCGCGCGTCACGCCGATCGACGACGATCTGGTCGTCTCGCCGGCTGATGGCACCGTGTGCCAGATCGGCCAGGCCGTCCCGCCCCGGGAGCTCGAGCTCTCCGGCGAGCCGATGATGCGGGTCTGCATCTTCATGAATGTGTTCAACTGCCATGTGAACCGCGCGCCGATGGGCGGCCGCGTCACCCGCATCGCCTATCGCGCCGGCTCTTTCCTCAACGCGGAATCCGACAAGGCGAGCGAGGACAACGAACGCAACGGTCTCGTCATCGAAAGCGGCGAGACCCGCATCGGCGTCGTCCAGATCGCCGGTCTCGTGGCGCGGCGGATCGTCTGTTTCGTACGCGAGAACGAGAACCTCGGCGCCGGCGAGCGCTTCGGCCTGATCCGTTTCGGCTCGCGGCTCGATGTCTATCTTCCGCTCGACACGCGGGTGACCGTGGCCGTCGGCCAGACCATGATCGCCGGTGAGACGGTGATCGCCGATCTCTCGGCCGAAACCCGCGACGCCGTGCTGGCGCGGGTCAGCTGA
- a CDS encoding ABC transporter ATP-binding protein/permease: MTSRRSGVPASAPRISADETSTLKTLGQLWPYIWPSDRPDLKSRVGLAVIALVIAKIVTVLSPYFYKWATDALTSAGATGNAADAGADPALSAGSLPAWIVAPVMLVVAYNGARILFVGFNQLRDALFARVGQHAVRQLAYRTFRHLHMLSLRFHLQRKTGGLSRVIERGVKGIENIVRFTILNGIPTIMEFAIMAGVIWYQFGFAYVVVVAVMIVAYTWFTVQTSNWRIAIRRDMNASDTDANSKAVDSLLNFETVKYFGNEAWEADRFDVSMAGYERAATRTWTSLAWLNFGQAVVLGLGTAVCMVMSARAVMAGTQTIGDFVMINALLLQLSIPLNFIGFLYREIRQGLTDLEAMFELLGEPAEITDKPGATPLDVDGGTIRFEDVHFHYDADRPILQGISFEVPAGKTVAIVGPSGAGKSTISRLLFRFYDITGGRITIDGQDLRDVTQASLRGATGMVPQDTVLFNDTVAYNIRYGRNDATDAEVREAARMAQIADFIESLPQGFATEVGERGLKLSGGEKQRVAIARTILKAPPILILDEATSALDTHTEREIQAALDQVSKNRTTVVIAHRLSTVVNAEEILVLEKGRIVERGRHPDLLAANGLYASMWARQQEASEAEERLRAATQDDTGFVVRGPRAGEEEPAQ, encoded by the coding sequence ATGACCAGCCGCCGCTCCGGCGTTCCCGCTTCCGCGCCGCGCATTTCGGCCGATGAAACCTCGACGCTCAAGACGCTGGGGCAGCTCTGGCCCTACATCTGGCCCTCCGACCGGCCGGACCTGAAGTCCCGCGTCGGTCTCGCGGTGATCGCGCTTGTCATCGCCAAGATCGTCACCGTGCTCTCGCCCTATTTCTACAAGTGGGCCACAGACGCGCTGACCAGTGCAGGCGCGACCGGCAACGCGGCGGACGCGGGCGCCGATCCGGCACTCTCCGCGGGCAGCCTCCCGGCGTGGATCGTCGCGCCGGTGATGCTGGTGGTCGCCTACAATGGCGCGCGCATTCTCTTCGTCGGCTTCAACCAGCTGCGCGACGCGCTGTTTGCCCGCGTCGGCCAGCATGCGGTGCGCCAGCTCGCCTATCGCACCTTCCGCCATCTGCACATGCTGTCGCTCCGATTTCACCTGCAGCGCAAAACGGGCGGCCTGTCGCGCGTGATCGAGCGCGGCGTGAAGGGCATCGAGAACATCGTCCGCTTCACGATCCTGAACGGCATTCCCACCATCATGGAATTCGCCATCATGGCGGGGGTGATCTGGTACCAGTTCGGTTTCGCCTATGTGGTCGTCGTCGCGGTGATGATCGTTGCCTACACCTGGTTCACGGTGCAGACCTCGAACTGGCGCATCGCCATCCGCCGCGACATGAACGCCAGCGACACCGACGCCAATTCCAAGGCGGTCGACAGCCTGCTCAACTTCGAGACCGTCAAATACTTCGGCAACGAGGCATGGGAGGCCGACCGCTTCGACGTGTCCATGGCCGGATACGAGCGCGCGGCGACCCGCACCTGGACTTCGCTCGCCTGGCTCAATTTCGGCCAGGCTGTGGTGCTCGGCCTTGGCACCGCCGTATGCATGGTCATGTCGGCGCGCGCCGTGATGGCGGGGACGCAAACCATCGGCGATTTCGTCATGATCAACGCACTCCTGCTGCAATTGTCGATCCCGCTGAACTTCATCGGCTTTCTCTATCGCGAGATCCGCCAGGGCCTCACCGACCTTGAAGCGATGTTCGAGCTTCTCGGCGAGCCGGCGGAAATCACCGACAAGCCGGGCGCAACGCCGCTCGACGTCGACGGCGGCACCATCCGCTTCGAGGATGTGCACTTCCACTATGATGCCGACCGGCCGATCCTGCAGGGCATCTCCTTCGAGGTGCCGGCCGGCAAGACAGTCGCCATCGTCGGCCCGTCGGGGGCCGGCAAATCCACCATATCCCGGCTTCTGTTCCGCTTCTACGACATCACCGGCGGGCGCATCACCATCGACGGGCAGGACCTGCGCGACGTGACGCAGGCCTCGCTGCGCGGCGCGACCGGCATGGTCCCGCAGGACACGGTGCTCTTCAACGACACGGTCGCCTACAACATCCGCTACGGCCGCAACGACGCCACCGACGCGGAAGTGCGCGAAGCCGCGCGCATGGCGCAGATCGCCGATTTCATAGAGAGCCTGCCGCAGGGCTTCGCCACCGAGGTCGGCGAGCGCGGCTTGAAACTCTCCGGCGGCGAGAAGCAGCGCGTGGCGATCGCCCGCACCATCCTCAAGGCGCCGCCGATCCTGATCCTCGACGAGGCGACCTCGGCGCTCGACACCCACACGGAGCGGGAAATCCAGGCAGCCCTCGACCAGGTGTCGAAGAACCGCACGACGGTGGTCATCGCCCACCGGCTGTCGACCGTGGTCAACGCCGAGGAAATCCTTGTTCTCGAAAAGGGCCGTATCGTCGAGCGCGGGCGCCATCCCGACCTCCTTGCAGCGAACGGGCTCTATGCCTCCATGTGGGCGCGCCAGCAGGAGGCGTCCGAGGCCGAGGAGCGTCTGCGCGCGGCCACCCAGGACGACACCGGCTTCGTCGTGCGCGGACCTCGCGCGGGCGAGGAGGAGCCGGCGCAATAG
- a CDS encoding helix-turn-helix transcriptional regulator, producing the protein MTCSRSKTRPPSGPDRPHAGKDRAPTCCSARPEIGLPDVFKALGHPARLEILQALASCETACCGELVKRLPLAQSTVSQHLGVLRAAGLVGMRGDGRCCRYHLEPGALARLTGDVERLFASFRQQPAPAPHIHDRMALPRPRKDPE; encoded by the coding sequence TTGACCTGCTCCCGCTCGAAAACACGCCCGCCTTCAGGCCCGGACAGGCCCCATGCCGGTAAGGACCGCGCTCCGACCTGCTGCAGCGCCCGACCGGAGATCGGGCTTCCCGATGTGTTCAAGGCGCTCGGCCATCCGGCCCGGCTTGAAATTCTTCAGGCGCTGGCAAGCTGCGAAACCGCCTGTTGCGGGGAACTGGTGAAACGCCTGCCGCTGGCGCAGTCCACCGTTTCGCAACACCTCGGCGTGCTGCGCGCCGCCGGGCTCGTCGGCATGCGCGGCGATGGACGCTGCTGCCGCTACCATCTTGAGCCGGGGGCGCTGGCGCGCCTCACCGGCGATGTTGAGCGCCTGTTCGCCAGCTTCCGGCAACAGCCCGCGCCGGCGCCGCACATCCATGACCGGATGGCGCTTCCGCGCCCGCGAAAGGACCCCGAATGA
- a CDS encoding DNA-packaging protein: MHSGESLRSALIGCAEGGLLPAFLASLDQGELTFLRHDWPLWAHAHQLAPEGDWRCWLLMGGRGAGKTRAGAEWLRACVHAAAARPDADGLRIALVGETQSDAREVMVEGISGLLGVHPAAERPTWQSSRRRLEWPNGAVAQVFSSEDPDALRGPQFHLAWCDELAKWRHVQETWDMLQFALRLGDRPRQLVTTTPRPIPLLKRLLADPGTRAVTAPTESNAAHLAAGFVAAIRARYGGTRLARQELDGEMVESRDGAMWNRDALEALRSDRAPALERIVVAVDPPASSGVASDACGIVAAGIDGDGIVHVLADRSMGAASPARWAGAAVALWRDLDADCLVAEVNQGGEMVTAVIAGVDPGVPVRPVRARRGKWLRAEPVAMLYEQGRVRHVGAFPDLEDEMTDFTRDGLSNGRSPDRLDALVYALHELALKAGGTPRLRSV, translated from the coding sequence ATGCACTCAGGCGAGAGCTTGCGGAGCGCCTTGATCGGCTGTGCCGAAGGGGGGCTGCTGCCGGCGTTTCTGGCAAGCCTGGACCAGGGCGAACTGACGTTTCTGCGCCATGACTGGCCGCTTTGGGCGCATGCCCACCAGCTTGCGCCCGAGGGCGACTGGCGCTGCTGGCTCCTGATGGGGGGGCGCGGCGCGGGCAAGACCCGGGCCGGCGCGGAATGGCTGCGCGCCTGCGTGCACGCCGCCGCCGCGCGTCCCGATGCCGACGGCCTGCGCATCGCGCTCGTCGGCGAAACCCAGAGCGACGCCCGCGAGGTGATGGTGGAGGGGATTTCCGGTCTGCTTGGCGTTCATCCGGCGGCCGAGCGCCCCACCTGGCAATCCTCCCGGCGGCGGCTGGAATGGCCCAATGGCGCCGTCGCGCAGGTCTTTTCCTCCGAAGACCCGGATGCGCTGCGCGGGCCCCAGTTTCACCTCGCCTGGTGCGACGAACTCGCCAAATGGCGTCACGTTCAGGAAACCTGGGACATGCTGCAATTCGCTCTCAGGCTGGGAGACCGGCCGCGACAACTGGTGACGACGACACCGCGCCCGATCCCGCTGCTGAAGCGGTTGCTGGCCGACCCCGGCACCCGCGCGGTGACGGCGCCGACGGAGAGCAACGCCGCACATCTGGCCGCCGGTTTCGTCGCCGCGATCCGGGCGCGCTATGGCGGGACACGGCTCGCCCGCCAGGAACTCGACGGCGAGATGGTGGAAAGCCGCGATGGCGCCATGTGGAACCGCGACGCGCTGGAGGCACTGCGCAGCGACCGGGCGCCGGCGCTGGAGCGTATCGTCGTCGCGGTCGATCCGCCGGCAAGCTCGGGTGTCGCCTCGGATGCCTGCGGCATCGTTGCCGCCGGGATCGACGGCGACGGGATCGTTCATGTGCTGGCCGACCGGAGCATGGGCGCGGCTTCCCCCGCGCGCTGGGCAGGTGCTGCCGTGGCGCTGTGGCGCGACCTCGACGCCGACTGTCTGGTCGCGGAGGTTAACCAGGGTGGGGAGATGGTGACGGCCGTCATCGCCGGGGTCGATCCGGGCGTTCCGGTGCGGCCCGTGCGAGCCAGGCGCGGCAAGTGGCTGCGCGCCGAACCCGTCGCCATGCTCTACGAGCAGGGGCGCGTACGCCATGTCGGGGCGTTCCCGGATCTGGAAGACGAGATGACGGATTTCACCCGCGACGGCCTGTCGAACGGACGCTCGCCGGACCGGCTCGACGCGCTTGTCTATGCGCTGCACGAACTGGCGCTGAAGGCCGGCGGGACACCGCGCCTGCGCAGCGTCTGA
- a CDS encoding phage portal protein: MFESVLRAPQERKASRAGPLLAFHGAGRPVWTPRDYAALAREGYARNPVVHRAVRMIAEAAASVPFVLYDGDRELDRHPVIELLAAPNQMASGTTFLEEVYGHLLVAGNAYLEGVAVEGALRELHALRPDRVKVVLGRDGWPEAYDYTVAGRTVRLAADARDGGPSVLHLKVFHPLNDHYGFAPIEAAQVSLDLHNAAGAWNKALLDNAARPSGALVYGGPDASNMSDEQFDRLKKELEDGYQGPSNAGRPLLLEGGLDWKPMGLTPRDMDFIAAKNQAAREIALAFGVPPMLLAIPGDNTYSNFQEANRAFWRQTVLPLSSRVGEALARWLSPDRAQPLRLSPDLDKVEALSSERAGLWARLEQASFLTSAEKRVAVGYGAEAQPAAPEPDPT; encoded by the coding sequence ATGTTTGAATCGGTTCTGCGGGCACCGCAGGAGCGAAAGGCCTCGCGTGCCGGACCGTTGCTGGCCTTTCACGGTGCCGGTCGCCCGGTGTGGACGCCGCGTGATTATGCGGCACTTGCCCGCGAGGGCTATGCCCGCAACCCGGTGGTGCACCGGGCGGTTCGCATGATCGCTGAAGCCGCCGCCAGCGTCCCCTTCGTGCTCTACGACGGCGACCGCGAACTCGACCGCCACCCGGTCATCGAGCTCCTCGCCGCGCCGAACCAGATGGCGTCCGGCACCACGTTCCTGGAGGAGGTCTACGGTCATCTGCTGGTCGCCGGTAACGCCTATCTGGAAGGCGTTGCGGTGGAGGGCGCCCTGCGCGAGTTGCATGCCCTGCGCCCCGACCGGGTGAAGGTGGTGCTCGGGCGCGACGGCTGGCCGGAGGCCTATGACTATACGGTTGCCGGGCGCACGGTCCGGCTTGCGGCCGATGCGCGCGACGGCGGCCCTTCGGTGCTGCATCTGAAGGTGTTCCACCCGCTCAACGATCACTATGGATTTGCACCCATCGAGGCGGCACAGGTCAGCCTCGACCTGCACAATGCGGCAGGCGCCTGGAACAAGGCGCTGCTCGACAATGCCGCACGCCCTTCCGGCGCGCTCGTCTATGGCGGGCCGGACGCCTCCAACATGTCCGACGAACAGTTCGACCGGCTGAAGAAGGAACTGGAGGATGGCTATCAGGGGCCCTCCAATGCCGGACGGCCGCTGCTGCTGGAAGGCGGTCTCGACTGGAAGCCGATGGGGCTGACCCCGAGGGACATGGATTTCATCGCCGCCAAGAACCAGGCGGCGCGCGAGATCGCGCTCGCCTTCGGCGTGCCGCCGATGCTGCTCGCCATCCCCGGCGACAACACCTATTCGAACTTCCAGGAGGCCAACCGCGCCTTCTGGCGCCAGACGGTGCTGCCGCTGTCCTCGCGGGTGGGCGAGGCGCTGGCGCGTTGGCTGTCGCCCGACCGGGCGCAACCGCTGCGGCTTTCACCCGATCTCGACAAGGTGGAGGCGCTTTCCAGCGAACGCGCTGGCTTGTGGGCGCGGCTGGAGCAGGCGAGCTTCCTGACAAGCGCGGAAAAGCGCGTCGCCGTCGGCTACGGGGCGGAAGCGCAGCCTGCGGCGCCCGAGCCGGACCCGACATGA